From Cyprinus carpio isolate SPL01 chromosome A7, ASM1834038v1, whole genome shotgun sequence, a single genomic window includes:
- the LOC109046635 gene encoding centrosomal protein of 131 kDa-like produces MLSSTVCCFVVHVAKRPSASQRLREKTNPKRKRDVVEGRKLQVFKSQSMWDTRSLEKMVNRTTLSTQRVLHAHILELGEQLCPWSSPSAPNLVNPQPVTEQEQPDVPTMEEFKQLAEKEKHAALKLQEESLQARFQEALQARDRLEAEMRRELQVELQAQFRARFQGLRAQMEEDKVQAVGEACRKLQEQLHKEAEETREKIIHTVREETQECVRRCVQDAERSIREECDMKAERQKQALQDRHEEKISKLQNRIQQLQDSLEQACRERIQYEAEFKKVQASYRRFVDLTDSSLHSDYLLKLRRLGREPGLTDTATQTDEITS; encoded by the exons ATGCTAAGCAGCACagtctgttgttttgttgtcCATGTTGCTAAGCGACCATCAGCAAGTCAAAGGCTGAGAGAAAAGACAAATCCCAAAAGAAAACGAGACGTGGTGGAGGGCAGGAAATTGCAAGTTTTTAAGAGCCAGTCAATGTGGGACACGAGGTCTCTCGAGAAGATGGTGAATAGGACGACTCTAAGCACACAGAGAGTGCTCCATGCACACATTCTGG AACTAGGGGAACAGTTATGTCCATGGTCATCTCCCAGTGCTCCAAATCTGGTCAATCCACAGCCTGTGACTGAACAAGAGCAGCCTGACGTCCCCACCATGGAGGAATTTAAGCAGCTGGCAGAGAAGGAGAAACACGCTGCCCTTAAACTCCAAGAGGAG AGTCTGCAGGCCCGGTTTCAAGAGGCCCTGCAAGCAAGGGACAGGCTGGAGGCTGAAATGAGGCGAGAGCTCCAGGTCGAGCTGCAGGCCCAGTTCAGAGCTCGATTTCAAGGCCTGAGGGCTCAGATGGAGGAAGACAAGGTCCAGGCCGTAGGGGAGGCCTGCAGGAAGCTGCAAGAACAGCTGCACAAAGAAGCAGAGGAGACCAGAGAGAAAATAATACACACTGTACGAGAAGAGACACAG GAGTGTGTGAGGAGGTGTGTGCAGGATGCTGAGAGAAGCATTCGTGAGGAGTGTGACATGAAGGCAGAAAGACAGAAACAGGCCCTACAGGACAGACATGAAGAGAAGATATCTAAGCTACAAAACAG GATACAGCAGCTGCAGGACAGTCTGGAGCAGGCCTGCAGGGAGCGCATTCAGTATGAAGCAGAGTTTAAG aaGGTGCAGGCCAGCTACAGGCGGTTTGTGGACCTGACTGATTCCTCCCTCCACTCTGATTACCTCTTAAAACTGCGCAGACTGGGGAGAGAGCCAGGTCTCACGGACACTGCGACACAGACTGATGAGATCACCTCCTAG